One stretch of Cyclopterus lumpus isolate fCycLum1 chromosome 10, fCycLum1.pri, whole genome shotgun sequence DNA includes these proteins:
- the st3gal5 gene encoding lactosylceramide alpha-2,3-sialyltransferase has protein sequence MRLPKCWAAHRCVLVVVVALGLLWMVSLPWSGARKPLDWHVKHAHKKQMHEHVRRVLESPCRHGSTRRSLSARLSATSHMTQPFLWKDVPLPDDLFRYPPPFGFRGLGAKVEDLLNQLPDSDSTPQTEKTSDKCRRCLVMGNGGILRGLELGQLINRFDVVIRLNSGPLGEFSVDVGNRTSIRMSYPEGTPLHWIDTDPHTLFVAVVYKGVDISWISAMIKKLSVPFWDWLFFWQKVPDRLPLESHRVRLLNPHVIREVALDLLQYPPPRPRLWWSDQNVPTIGVSALNLASLLCDEVSLAGFGYNLSQQGAPLHYYDQLPMTFMLTQTSHNVDRETELLQSLVREGAITDLTGGIHCSFCPPPHTHNADPVTANNVKRYPFLS, from the exons ATGAGGCTCCCTAAATGCTGGGCAGCACACAG gtgtgtgttggtggtggtTGTGGCTTTAGGGTTACTGTGGATGGTCTCTCTACCGTGGTCGGGGGCAAGAAAGCCTCTGGACTGGCACGTCAAGCATGCACATAAAAAG CAGATGCACGAGCACGTACGCAGAGTGCTGGAGAGTCCGTGTCGTCACGGCAGCACCAGGCGGAGCTTGTCGGCTCGACTCTCCGCTACCAGTCACATGACCCAGCCCTTTCTGTGGAAGGACGTTCCGCTTCCCGATGACCTCTTCCGGTATCCGCCACCATTTGGCTTCAGAGGACTTGGGGCCAAAGTAGAGGACCTGCTGAACCAG CTGCCAGACTCTGACTCAACTCCCCAGACGGAGAAGACATCGGATAAATGTCGCCGCTGCTTAGTCATGGGAAATGGAGGCATTCTCCGAGGCCTGGAGCTGGGACAACTCATCAACCGGTTTGACGTGGTTATCAG GTTGAACAGTGGTCCTCTGGGAGAGTTCAGCGTCGATGTCGGGAATCGAACCAGCATCAGGATGAGTTACCCAGAGGGCACACCTCTGCACTGGATCGACACGGACCCACACACTCTGTTTGTAGCTGTGGTGTATAAAGGTGTGGACATCAGTTGGATCTCTGCAATGATCAAAAAGCTCTCTGtg CCCTTTTGGGACTGGCTCTTCTTCTGGCAGAAGGTTCCAGATCGACTCCCTCTCGAGTCCCACAGGGTCAGACTCCTAAACCCACATGTCATCAGAGAGGTTGCATTGGACCTGCTGCAATACCCTCCACCCAGACCACGCCTGTGGTGGAGCGACCAG AATGTGCCTACCATTGGGGTCTCGGCATTGAACCTCGCCAGTCTGCTGTGTGACGAGGTCAGCCTGGCAGGCTTTGGCTACAACCTCTCCCAGCAGGGGGCGCCGCTGCACTACTACGACCAGCTACCCATGACTTTCATGCTGACACAGACGTCGCACAATGTGGACCGAGAGACCGAGCTCCTGCAGAGCCTTGTCAGAGAGGGAGCCATCACTGACCTGACGGGGGGGATTCACTGCTCCTTCTGCccaccccctcacacacacaacgctgACCCTGTGACCGCCAACAATGTAAAGCGTTACCCTTTTCTGTCGTAA